In one Thermaerobacter sp. PB12/4term genomic region, the following are encoded:
- the udk gene encoding uridine kinase, whose product MAPVVIGIAGGTGSGKSTLVRRIVEHLPGRVAVLPQDAYYLDRRDLPFEERARLNYDHPLAFDTPLLIRHLQELRRGRPIRRPVYDFTQHLRDRRTVRVEPRDVIVVEGILVLADETLRSLMDIKIFVDTDADVRILRRLVRDIEKRGRTMESVISQYLETVKPMHEQFVEPSKRYADLIIPEGGFNRVAVDVLLARIRAALGSQAVALGTRARLLAAPSRLPGVEAGRSPGTAVEGDGTAHKARKRRRRKRRRKAVAAPAAPAPVTTGTRADDPAPAPPAP is encoded by the coding sequence ATGGCACCGGTGGTCATTGGCATCGCCGGCGGCACGGGCTCGGGCAAGAGCACGCTGGTGCGCCGCATCGTGGAACATCTCCCGGGGCGGGTGGCCGTGCTGCCCCAGGACGCCTACTATCTGGACCGCCGGGATCTTCCCTTCGAGGAACGGGCGCGGCTGAACTACGACCATCCCCTCGCCTTTGATACGCCGCTGCTGATCCGGCACCTGCAGGAACTGCGGCGGGGCCGGCCCATTCGCCGGCCTGTATACGACTTCACCCAGCACTTGCGCGACCGGCGAACGGTCCGGGTCGAACCGCGCGACGTGATCGTTGTCGAAGGGATCCTGGTGCTGGCCGACGAGACGCTGCGCTCTTTGATGGATATCAAGATCTTCGTGGATACGGACGCCGACGTCCGAATCCTGCGCCGGCTGGTGCGGGACATCGAGAAGCGCGGCCGCACCATGGAGTCGGTGATCAGCCAGTACCTGGAAACCGTGAAGCCGATGCACGAGCAGTTCGTCGAACCAAGCAAGCGCTATGCCGACCTCATCATCCCCGAGGGCGGTTTCAACCGCGTGGCCGTCGACGTCCTGCTGGCGCGCATCCGGGCGGCACTCGGCTCGCAGGCGGTGGCCCTGGGGACTCGTGCCCGGCTGCTGGCGGCACCATCAAGGCTGCCGGGCGTGGAGGCCGGGCGGAGCCCGGGCACTGCCGTCGAAGGAGACGGCACGGCACACAAGGCCCGCAAGCGGAGAAGACGCAAGCGGCGGCGCAAGGCTGTCGCTGCCCCGGCCGCTCCCGCCCCCGTCACAACCGGCACCCGGGCTGATGACCCTGCGCCCGCCCCGCCGGCACCATGA
- a CDS encoding quinate 5-dehydrogenase, with translation MKRIVSVSLGSSRRDHKVRLELLGETLEIQRIGTDGDIRKAVELIRQLDGQVDAFGMGGTDLFLVAGRRRYVLRASLPLARAARKTPIVDGSGLKNTLERRVVRQLAREGVIDFPRSRVLVTVAVDRFGMAEALAETGCQLILGDLIFALGIPVPLRSLDALERLARVIAPIATRLPLSVLYPTGEKQEQTVPKFGKFFAWADVIAGDWHYIRRHMPPALPGKVILTNTVTPEDVALLRQRGVRMLVTTTPELEGRSFGTNVMEAVLVALSGRRPDELGPADYERMLDALNFRPRIEQLQTSPA, from the coding sequence TTGAAGCGGATCGTCAGCGTCAGCCTGGGCTCGTCCCGGCGCGATCACAAGGTGCGCCTAGAGCTCCTGGGCGAGACCCTGGAGATCCAGCGGATCGGCACCGACGGCGACATCCGCAAGGCGGTGGAGCTGATCCGCCAGCTGGACGGCCAGGTCGATGCCTTCGGCATGGGGGGCACCGACCTCTTTCTCGTCGCGGGGCGCCGCCGGTACGTGCTGCGCGCCTCCCTGCCGCTGGCGCGGGCGGCGCGGAAGACCCCCATCGTGGACGGCAGCGGCCTGAAGAACACCCTGGAGCGGCGGGTGGTGCGCCAGCTGGCCCGCGAAGGGGTCATCGACTTTCCCCGTTCCCGCGTACTGGTGACCGTGGCCGTCGACCGCTTCGGGATGGCGGAAGCCCTGGCGGAAACCGGTTGCCAGCTGATCCTGGGCGACCTCATCTTCGCCCTGGGCATCCCCGTCCCCCTGCGCAGCCTCGACGCCCTGGAGCGCCTCGCGCGGGTCATCGCGCCCATCGCCACGAGGCTGCCCCTTAGTGTCCTCTACCCCACGGGCGAGAAACAGGAGCAGACGGTACCAAAGTTCGGAAAGTTCTTCGCCTGGGCCGACGTCATCGCGGGGGACTGGCACTACATCCGGCGCCACATGCCCCCCGCCCTGCCCGGCAAGGTCATCCTGACCAATACGGTAACGCCCGAAGACGTGGCCTTGCTGCGGCAACGGGGGGTACGGATGCTGGTCACCACCACGCCCGAGCTGGAAGGCCGGTCCTTCGGCACCAACGTGATGGAGGCGGTGCTGGTGGCCCTTTCAGGCCGCCGGCCGGACGAACTCGGCCCGGCCGATTACGAGCGGATGCTGGATGCGCTGAACTTCCGCCCGCGCATCGAACAGCTGCAGACGAGCCCGGCCTAG
- the lysS gene encoding lysine--tRNA ligase, which yields MVDEGVTGPVEGAGGAGLRGVDGRGAEAGPPPAQGAAGSTEAVSGANGAAGREVPSGPDATGGTGEGARLQEVLRARRAKLEFWRQRGVDPFGRRYDVTHHAREIVDRFAELEGHPVRVAGRLMALRRHGRAAFADLQDASGRIQLLARVGPLAEDTYSAFLELDRGDWVGAEGTVIRTRRGEVSVEVTGFVLLGKSLYPLPEKWHGLQNVDLRYRQRYVDLIVNPQVLETFRLRSRIIREIRAFLDQRGFYEVETPVLHLIYGGAAARPFVTHHNALNLDLYLRIALELHLKRLIVGGMERVYEIGRVFRNEGISTRHNPEFTMLELYQAFSDYEGMMELTEQLVSHVAQAVHGSPVVHYQGQAIDFTPPWRRLSFAEALESMAGVRLEDVLTDDGARRVARERALELTRDPTPAAVLDELVDVYVQPRLVQPTFLYDYPVVLSPLARRIPDRPHLTYRFEAMVAGMEIANAFSELNDPDDQRQRFEEQLAARARGDEEAHQMDEDYIHALEIGLPATGGLGIGIDRLVMLLTDNPSIRDVILFPLMRPRD from the coding sequence GTGGTCGATGAGGGCGTGACGGGCCCCGTCGAGGGTGCCGGAGGGGCCGGCTTGCGGGGCGTGGACGGCCGGGGTGCAGAGGCCGGGCCTCCGCCGGCCCAGGGCGCGGCGGGCAGTACGGAGGCGGTCTCCGGTGCGAACGGGGCTGCCGGCCGGGAGGTACCGTCCGGGCCGGACGCAACGGGTGGAACCGGCGAGGGTGCCCGCCTGCAGGAGGTGCTGCGCGCCCGCCGCGCCAAGCTGGAGTTCTGGCGGCAGCGGGGCGTCGATCCCTTCGGCCGGCGCTATGACGTGACCCACCACGCCCGCGAGATCGTCGACCGGTTCGCCGAACTGGAGGGGCACCCGGTTCGGGTGGCCGGGCGCCTCATGGCCCTGCGCCGGCACGGCCGGGCCGCCTTTGCGGACCTGCAGGATGCCAGCGGCCGGATTCAGCTGCTGGCCCGGGTGGGGCCGCTGGCCGAGGACACCTATTCAGCCTTCCTGGAACTGGACCGGGGTGACTGGGTCGGGGCGGAGGGGACGGTGATTCGCACCCGGCGCGGCGAGGTCAGCGTCGAGGTCACCGGGTTCGTCCTGCTGGGCAAGTCCCTCTATCCCCTGCCGGAAAAGTGGCACGGCCTGCAGAACGTCGATCTGCGTTACCGCCAGCGGTATGTGGATCTCATCGTGAACCCCCAGGTGCTGGAGACTTTCAGGCTGCGCTCGCGCATCATCCGGGAGATCCGTGCCTTTCTGGACCAGCGGGGGTTTTACGAGGTGGAGACGCCCGTGCTGCACCTCATCTATGGCGGTGCCGCGGCGCGCCCCTTCGTCACCCACCACAACGCGCTGAACCTGGACCTCTACCTGCGCATCGCCCTGGAGCTGCACCTCAAGCGGCTGATCGTCGGGGGCATGGAACGGGTCTACGAGATCGGCCGGGTCTTCCGGAATGAAGGCATCTCGACCCGGCACAACCCCGAGTTCACCATGCTGGAGCTGTATCAGGCCTTCAGCGACTACGAGGGCATGATGGAGCTGACGGAACAGCTGGTGAGCCACGTTGCCCAGGCCGTGCACGGGTCGCCTGTGGTGCACTACCAGGGCCAGGCCATCGACTTCACACCGCCCTGGCGCCGGCTGTCCTTCGCCGAAGCCCTGGAGAGCATGGCGGGCGTGCGCCTGGAGGACGTGCTGACCGACGACGGTGCCCGGCGCGTCGCCCGCGAGCGCGCGCTGGAGCTGACCAGGGACCCGACACCCGCGGCGGTGCTGGATGAGCTGGTGGACGTGTACGTCCAGCCCCGGCTGGTCCAGCCCACCTTCCTCTACGACTATCCGGTGGTCCTGTCGCCCCTGGCGCGCCGCATACCCGACCGTCCCCATCTGACCTACCGTTTCGAGGCCATGGTGGCGGGGATGGAGATCGCCAATGCCTTCAGCGAGCTCAACGACCCCGACGACCAGCGGCAGCGGTTCGAAGAGCAGCTGGCGGCCCGGGCGCGGGGTGACGAGGAAGCCCATCAGATGGATGAGGACTACATCCACGCCCTAGAGATCGGCCTGCCCGCCACGGGCGGCCTGGGCATCGGCATCGACCGGCTGGTGATGCTGCTGACCGACAACCCGTCGATTCGCGATGTCATCCTGTTCCCGCTGATGCGTCCCCGGGATTAG
- the greA gene encoding transcription elongation factor GreA: MDKELLLSAEGLRKLEEELQYLKSVKRREVAQRIKQAREFGDISENSEYEEAKNEQAFVEGRIIELEKMLRNARIVNDDEIDPTKVNIGSTVYLKDVDTGEEVQYTIVGSNEADPAALRISYQSPVGKALFGHSVGDVVEVKVPAGTLRYEIVRIERAG; the protein is encoded by the coding sequence ATGGATAAGGAGCTGCTGCTCTCGGCGGAAGGCCTGCGCAAGCTGGAGGAAGAACTCCAGTACCTGAAGTCGGTCAAGCGCCGCGAGGTGGCGCAGCGCATCAAGCAGGCCCGCGAGTTCGGGGATATTTCCGAGAATTCGGAGTACGAGGAAGCCAAGAACGAACAGGCCTTTGTGGAAGGGCGCATCATCGAGCTGGAGAAGATGCTGCGCAACGCGCGCATCGTCAACGATGACGAGATCGACCCGACCAAGGTCAACATCGGGTCCACCGTTTACCTCAAGGACGTGGACACCGGCGAGGAAGTGCAGTACACCATCGTCGGGTCCAACGAGGCCGATCCGGCCGCCCTGCGCATCTCCTACCAGTCGCCCGTGGGCAAGGCGCTGTTTGGCCACTCCGTGGGCGACGTGGTGGAGGTGAAGGTTCCGGCGGGCACCTTGCGTTACGAGATCGTCCGCATCGAGAGGGCCGGGTAG
- a CDS encoding bifunctional nuclease family protein: MKVLSVGMVQGSDGNVVVLKEADGDRLLVIAVGLAEASAIALQLQGMQPPRPLTHDLIVNLVRRMQGEIVRVVVHDLRDETFIGQIDIQTEHGIMEVDARPSDAIAVALRADAPIYVAEPVLEMAAVRSDILSGDSSEE, encoded by the coding sequence ATGAAGGTCCTCAGCGTGGGGATGGTCCAGGGTTCGGACGGCAACGTGGTCGTGCTCAAGGAAGCCGACGGGGACCGCCTGCTGGTCATCGCCGTGGGCCTGGCCGAGGCCAGTGCGATCGCGTTGCAACTGCAGGGTATGCAGCCTCCCCGGCCCCTCACCCACGATCTGATCGTCAACCTGGTCCGGCGGATGCAGGGCGAGATCGTCCGGGTCGTGGTCCACGACCTGCGGGACGAGACCTTCATCGGGCAGATCGACATCCAGACGGAGCACGGCATCATGGAGGTCGACGCCCGTCCCAGCGATGCCATCGCCGTCGCTCTGCGGGCCGACGCACCCATCTACGTGGCGGAGCCGGTCCTGGAGATGGCTGCGGTGCGCAGCGACATCCTCTCCGGCGACTCGTCCGAAGAATAG
- the folP gene encoding dihydropteroate synthase translates to MSRSWQVIPGGLAWGDRRFVWGSRTYVMGILNVTPDSFSDGGRYLDPGAAEEHALAMAEAGADVIDIGAESTRPGAVPVPADEERRRLLPVIRRLAPRLDVPISVDTYKAEVARAALEEGAAMINDVGGLHRDPAMVQVAAAYRVPVVAMHARPHGDTAYADFWGEVLGFLQAAIDRAASAGLPREMVIVDPGFGFGKTPEQNLDLVRQLPRLRVLGAPVLLGTSRKSTIGRVLDLPVDQRLEGTAATVALAVARGVDLVRVHDVVPMVRLVRMADAVVRHPRWEAPSPLAPGGAPPARGTGVIQLRGLRFVACHGVLPEEHKSPQPFLVDVDLGVDVTAAAARDDLSFTIDYAEVHRRVARILEGPHRRLIETLACAVADDLLAAFPVGWVRVRVAKPEAPLPGPSQGAAVEVWRGREPRSSWI, encoded by the coding sequence GTGAGCCGGTCGTGGCAGGTGATCCCCGGGGGGCTGGCCTGGGGCGATCGCCGGTTCGTCTGGGGCAGCCGGACCTACGTGATGGGAATCCTCAACGTGACGCCCGATTCGTTCTCGGACGGCGGCCGTTACCTGGACCCGGGAGCGGCGGAGGAGCATGCCCTGGCCATGGCGGAGGCCGGCGCGGACGTCATCGACATCGGGGCCGAGTCCACCCGGCCCGGGGCGGTGCCCGTACCGGCCGATGAGGAGCGGCGCCGCCTCCTGCCCGTGATCCGGCGCCTGGCGCCCCGGCTGGACGTGCCCATCTCGGTCGACACGTACAAGGCGGAGGTGGCCCGGGCCGCCCTGGAGGAAGGGGCGGCGATGATCAACGACGTGGGCGGCCTGCACCGCGACCCTGCCATGGTCCAGGTGGCGGCCGCCTACCGGGTGCCCGTGGTGGCCATGCACGCCCGGCCCCACGGCGACACGGCCTATGCCGACTTCTGGGGCGAGGTGCTGGGCTTCTTGCAAGCGGCCATCGACCGGGCGGCGTCCGCCGGGCTGCCGCGGGAGATGGTCATCGTCGACCCGGGCTTCGGCTTCGGCAAGACCCCCGAGCAGAACCTGGACCTGGTCCGGCAGCTGCCCCGGCTGCGGGTCCTGGGGGCGCCCGTGCTGCTGGGGACGTCCCGCAAGAGCACCATCGGCCGGGTGCTGGACCTGCCCGTCGACCAGCGGCTGGAAGGTACGGCGGCCACCGTGGCCCTGGCCGTGGCCCGCGGGGTCGACCTGGTCCGCGTTCACGACGTGGTCCCCATGGTGCGCCTGGTGCGCATGGCCGACGCGGTGGTCCGCCACCCCCGCTGGGAGGCACCGTCCCCCCTGGCGCCCGGGGGGGCACCGCCGGCCCGCGGCACCGGTGTGATCCAGTTGCGGGGCCTGCGCTTTGTGGCCTGCCACGGCGTGCTGCCCGAGGAGCACAAAAGCCCCCAGCCCTTCCTGGTGGACGTGGACCTGGGCGTCGACGTGACCGCGGCCGCGGCCCGGGACGACCTGTCCTTCACCATCGATTACGCCGAGGTCCACCGCAGGGTGGCGCGGATCCTGGAGGGTCCCCACCGCCGGCTGATCGAAACCCTGGCCTGCGCCGTCGCCGACGATCTCCTGGCCGCCTTTCCTGTCGGCTGGGTGCGGGTCCGTGTGGCCAAGCCGGAGGCGCCGCTGCCCGGCCCGTCCCAGGGCGCGGCGGTGGAGGTGTGGCGGGGCCGTGAGCCGCGTTCGTCCTGGATCTGA
- the hutH gene encoding histidine ammonia-lyase yields the protein MTGTSGRRALVLDGCSLTLAAIAQVARESRPVALDPAARQCMEASRRRVEAAVARGEILYGITTGFGKLADVAIPPAQARQLQENLLRSHAAGVGEPLPTPVVRAMMLLRANALARGFSGVRPEVVERLLDLLNHRIHPVVPSRGSLGASGDLAPLAHLALVLIGRGAAEVDGQVLPGARALARRGLEPLALEAKEGLALINGTQAMTALGCLAVEEGLYLAAVADAAGALTLQALRGIPAAFDPRIHALRPHPGQQAAAAHLRRLLAGSRLVTEPGQLRVQDAYSLRCMPQVHGAVRDALAHAARVLAVEANSVTDNPLIFPDEPGPGDEPGGAAGVFASRGATAAGGATPGASSASEATGAAGATGDVLSGGNFHGEPVALVLDYAAMALAELAGIAERRIERLVNPQLSGLPAFLTRHGGLNSGLMLAQYTAAALVSENKTLAVPASVDSIPSSANQEDHVSMGMTAALKLWRVVEHTRQVLAIELLCAAQALDLVGPAGLSPATQAVYEAVRAAVPPLDGDRELAPDMAALAELLARRQLPLPAAGDLPGGGDGTAAGDLIPREGPATAGDGTAAGDPPVPGPFAARGERPAPGRPRVGGGLQAGRPDAGPEGVEPR from the coding sequence GTGACGGGCACCTCCGGCCGGCGGGCCCTGGTCCTGGACGGCTGCAGCCTGACCCTGGCCGCCATCGCCCAGGTGGCCCGGGAAAGCCGTCCCGTCGCCCTCGACCCGGCGGCCCGGCAGTGCATGGAGGCCAGCCGGCGGCGGGTGGAGGCGGCCGTGGCCCGGGGGGAGATCCTCTACGGGATCACCACCGGCTTCGGCAAGCTGGCGGACGTGGCGATCCCTCCCGCCCAGGCGCGCCAGCTGCAGGAAAACCTTCTGCGCAGCCACGCCGCGGGGGTGGGTGAACCCCTGCCCACGCCGGTGGTCCGGGCCATGATGCTGCTGCGGGCCAACGCCCTGGCCCGCGGCTTCTCGGGGGTCCGGCCGGAAGTGGTGGAGCGGCTGCTGGACCTGCTCAACCACCGGATCCACCCCGTGGTGCCCTCAAGGGGTTCCCTGGGCGCCAGCGGCGACCTGGCTCCCCTGGCCCACCTGGCCCTGGTGCTCATCGGACGCGGCGCCGCCGAGGTCGACGGCCAGGTTCTTCCCGGCGCACGCGCCCTTGCCCGCCGGGGCCTAGAGCCGCTGGCGCTGGAGGCCAAAGAAGGGCTGGCGCTGATCAACGGGACCCAGGCCATGACTGCTCTGGGCTGCCTGGCGGTGGAGGAAGGGCTCTACCTGGCTGCCGTGGCCGACGCTGCTGGGGCGCTGACCCTGCAGGCCCTGCGCGGCATCCCTGCCGCCTTCGACCCCCGGATCCACGCCCTGCGGCCCCACCCGGGCCAGCAGGCGGCCGCCGCCCACCTGCGCCGGCTTCTGGCGGGCAGCCGCCTGGTCACCGAGCCCGGCCAGCTGCGGGTCCAGGACGCCTACAGCCTGCGCTGCATGCCCCAGGTGCACGGGGCGGTGCGGGATGCGCTGGCCCATGCCGCCCGGGTGCTGGCCGTCGAGGCCAACAGCGTGACCGACAACCCCCTGATCTTTCCCGACGAACCCGGCCCGGGGGACGAGCCCGGCGGCGCGGCCGGCGTCTTCGCCTCCCGCGGTGCCACCGCCGCCGGCGGGGCTACCCCAGGTGCGTCCAGCGCCAGCGAAGCCACCGGCGCTGCCGGCGCGACGGGCGACGTCCTCTCCGGCGGCAACTTCCACGGCGAGCCCGTGGCCCTGGTGCTGGACTACGCCGCCATGGCCCTGGCCGAGCTGGCCGGCATCGCCGAGCGCCGCATCGAGCGGCTGGTCAACCCCCAGCTGAGCGGCCTGCCGGCCTTCCTGACCCGCCACGGAGGGCTCAACTCCGGCCTCATGCTGGCCCAGTACACCGCCGCGGCCCTGGTGTCCGAGAACAAGACGCTCGCCGTTCCGGCCAGCGTCGATTCCATCCCCTCCTCGGCCAACCAGGAGGACCACGTGTCCATGGGCATGACCGCCGCCCTGAAGCTCTGGCGGGTGGTCGAGCACACGCGCCAGGTGCTGGCCATCGAGCTCCTGTGTGCCGCCCAGGCCCTCGATCTGGTCGGGCCGGCCGGGCTGTCGCCGGCGACGCAAGCGGTCTATGAGGCGGTGCGGGCGGCGGTGCCGCCCCTGGACGGCGACCGGGAGCTGGCGCCGGACATGGCCGCCCTGGCGGAGCTGCTGGCCCGGCGGCAGCTCCCCCTTCCCGCTGCCGGGGACCTCCCCGGTGGAGGAGACGGGACCGCAGCCGGGGACCTCATCCCGCGGGAAGGCCCGGCCACCGCCGGAGACGGCACCGCGGCCGGGGACCCGCCCGTCCCCGGCCCCTTCGCCGCCAGAGGAGAACGCCCCGCGCCGGGGAGACCCCGCGTCGGGGGCGGCCTGCAAGCGGGCCGGCCGGACGCCGGCCCGGAGGGGGTGGAGCCGCGGTGA
- a CDS encoding type III pantothenate kinase yields MLLAIDIGNTHTKLSLYDDRQQLAGWRLATNGERTADEFAVTLAALMRSRGLEPARITAVAICSVVPPALVPVVTMVRRDLGLEPLVLGPETDTGMPVAYENPRELGADRIANAVAARAEYGAPVIVVDLGTATKWEVVSPEGVYLGGAIAPGVAISLDALFGRAARLSRIELARPRRAIGRSTVEALRAGVLYGYAGQIDAVVDRIQSELGCPAPVVATGGLAGLIAPESRRIQHVDPHLTLKGLRWIYQRQLERARRVQDPGAGGGAG; encoded by the coding sequence GTGCTGCTGGCCATCGACATCGGCAACACCCATACCAAGCTGAGCCTTTACGACGATCGCCAGCAGCTGGCCGGGTGGCGCCTGGCAACCAACGGCGAGCGGACCGCGGACGAGTTTGCCGTCACCCTGGCGGCCCTGATGCGGTCCCGGGGGCTCGAGCCGGCCCGGATCACCGCCGTGGCCATCTGCTCGGTGGTGCCGCCGGCCCTGGTGCCGGTGGTGACCATGGTGCGGCGCGACCTGGGGCTGGAGCCGCTGGTGCTGGGGCCGGAAACGGACACGGGCATGCCCGTGGCCTACGAAAACCCGCGGGAGCTGGGCGCGGACCGCATCGCCAACGCGGTGGCCGCGCGTGCGGAGTACGGGGCGCCGGTCATCGTGGTCGACCTGGGAACTGCCACCAAATGGGAGGTGGTGTCCCCCGAAGGGGTCTATCTGGGGGGCGCCATCGCGCCGGGAGTGGCCATCTCCCTGGACGCCCTCTTCGGGCGGGCCGCGCGGCTTTCCCGCATCGAGCTGGCCCGGCCCCGGCGGGCCATCGGGCGGAGCACGGTGGAGGCCCTGCGGGCCGGGGTGCTGTACGGGTATGCGGGTCAGATCGACGCCGTGGTCGACCGGATCCAGTCCGAACTGGGGTGTCCGGCCCCCGTGGTGGCCACGGGGGGGCTGGCGGGACTGATCGCCCCTGAGTCCCGGCGCATCCAGCATGTGGACCCGCACCTCACCCTGAAGGGGCTGCGCTGGATCTACCAGCGCCAGCTGGAACGCGCCCGGCGGGTGCAGGATCCCGGGGCGGGCGGAGGGGCGGGATGA
- a CDS encoding P1 family peptidase: MTAERTPDGGREPGGSGRPPGQEAGAPAVGAAGSPAGGEAGSTGAGRDADAGDGTLTRVEGLWVGHASDPEGLTGCTVILCPEGVACAADVRGGAPGTRETDLLGPGRLVQQVHGICLAGGSAFGLAAAQGVMAWLEERGYGFDTGVARVPIVPAAILFDLAVGDPRARPDAAMGYAACQAASREPVQEGSVGAGTGAVIGMVMGPQGARKGGVGSAARFLPAGWTVGALVVLNCYGGVRDPASGRWLVGPPPVVSTPSWPGAAEGGPGLSHTTLVVVATDAPLARDDLYRVAQVAQTGLARVIDPVHTWVDGDVVFALSTARHRQAPDMAGRMALAVAAAQVTAEAALRAALRATPLGGIPVVDAAGRRDPGR, from the coding sequence GTGACGGCGGAGCGGACACCTGACGGCGGCCGGGAACCCGGCGGTTCCGGCCGCCCGCCGGGCCAGGAGGCCGGTGCCCCGGCGGTCGGGGCAGCCGGCTCCCCGGCGGGCGGGGAGGCCGGTTCGACCGGAGCGGGCCGGGATGCGGACGCGGGGGACGGTACCCTGACGCGGGTCGAAGGCCTGTGGGTCGGCCATGCCAGTGATCCGGAGGGGCTGACGGGCTGCACGGTGATCCTCTGCCCCGAGGGAGTCGCCTGCGCCGCCGACGTGCGCGGCGGGGCACCCGGCACCCGGGAGACCGACCTGCTGGGTCCCGGCCGGCTGGTGCAACAGGTCCACGGGATCTGCCTGGCGGGGGGCAGCGCTTTCGGGCTGGCGGCGGCCCAGGGCGTCATGGCCTGGCTGGAAGAACGCGGCTACGGCTTCGACACCGGGGTGGCCCGCGTACCCATCGTCCCGGCGGCCATCCTCTTCGACCTGGCGGTGGGCGATCCCCGGGCGCGGCCCGACGCCGCCATGGGCTACGCCGCCTGCCAGGCGGCCAGCCGGGAGCCGGTGCAGGAGGGCAGCGTGGGCGCCGGGACGGGGGCGGTCATCGGCATGGTGATGGGCCCCCAGGGGGCACGCAAAGGTGGCGTCGGCTCCGCCGCCCGGTTCCTCCCCGCTGGTTGGACCGTGGGGGCCCTGGTCGTGCTAAATTGTTACGGAGGCGTGCGGGATCCCGCATCGGGACGCTGGCTGGTGGGCCCGCCGCCGGTGGTGTCGACCCCGTCCTGGCCGGGGGCGGCGGAAGGCGGGCCGGGCTTGTCCCACACCACCCTGGTGGTGGTGGCGACGGACGCGCCCCTGGCCCGGGACGATCTCTACCGCGTCGCCCAGGTGGCCCAGACCGGCCTGGCGCGGGTGATCGACCCCGTGCACACCTGGGTCGACGGCGACGTGGTGTTCGCCTTGTCCACCGCGCGGCACCGGCAGGCGCCGGACATGGCGGGCCGCATGGCCCTGGCCGTGGCCGCCGCCCAGGTGACGGCGGAGGCGGCGCTGCGGGCTGCCCTGCGGGCGACGCCCCTGGGCGGGATTCCGGTGGTGGACGCGGCGGGGCGGCGCGACCCTGGCCGCTGA
- the folK gene encoding 2-amino-4-hydroxy-6-hydroxymethyldihydropteridine diphosphokinase gives MSRVRPGSDGPAPVRAYLGLGANLGRPREQLRWAVAALAQEPGITVTGVASLYGSRPVGVTDQPDFLNTVVAVDTTLPPGQLLDRMLELERRAGRVRMRRWGPRTLDIDLLWYGGWVIHDPPRLIVPHPRAAERAFVLIPWAELAPGTVVPGHGRVADLCAAADPSGVWLEEPAPAWWQRQESRPTGGE, from the coding sequence GTGAGCCGCGTTCGTCCTGGATCTGACGGCCCGGCGCCCGTGCGGGCCTACCTGGGCCTGGGCGCCAACCTGGGGCGGCCCCGGGAGCAGCTGCGGTGGGCGGTGGCGGCCCTCGCGCAAGAGCCGGGCATCACCGTCACCGGGGTGGCATCCCTGTACGGCTCCCGGCCCGTAGGCGTCACGGACCAGCCCGACTTCCTCAACACGGTGGTGGCCGTGGATACCACCCTACCGCCCGGCCAGCTGCTGGACCGGATGCTGGAGCTGGAGCGCCGGGCAGGCCGGGTCCGGATGCGGCGCTGGGGGCCCCGTACCCTGGACATCGACCTCCTGTGGTACGGCGGCTGGGTGATCCACGATCCGCCGCGCCTGATCGTTCCCCACCCCCGGGCGGCCGAGCGGGCCTTCGTCCTGATCCCCTGGGCCGAGCTGGCACCGGGGACGGTGGTGCCGGGCCACGGCAGGGTGGCCGACCTGTGCGCGGCCGCCGATCCTTCCGGCGTCTGGCTGGAAGAACCGGCCCCCGCCTGGTGGCAGCGACAGGAATCGCGGCCTACGGGCGGCGAATAG